A section of the Clostridium sp. TW13 genome encodes:
- the rny gene encoding ribonuclease Y, with translation MDPIIYFIIDIVVLVLLAIVEIILIKNASKKRILDLEAESRTTLEAAQKEAEALKKESVLEAKEEVHKLRSDCDKELRERRNEIQRLERRNIQREESLDKKGDLLEKKDNELSNKMQEIKEVENQAHKLYAKQREELERISNLSSEDAKQILLDQVNREINHDVAIMIKEVETRAKEEADKRAREIITTAIQRCAADHVSETTVHVVALPNDEMKGRIIGREGRNIRTLETLTGVDLIIDDTPEAVILSSFDPIRREVARIALEKLIVDGRIHPARIEEMVDRATKDVENDIKEEGEQATFETGVHGLHPEVIKLLGRLKYRTSYGQNVLKHSIEVSYLAGLMASELGLDVNIAKRAGLLHDIGKGVDQEYEGPHAIIGGDLAKKYRESPVIVNAIAAHHGDVEMISMEAVLVQAADAISAARPGARRETLEAYIKRLEKLEEIANSYEGVEKSYAIQAGREIRIIVKPECVDDAGAVEMARNMVKNIEEQLEYPGQIKVNIIRETRAVDYAK, from the coding sequence ATGGATCCTATTATTTATTTTATAATAGACATAGTTGTACTAGTGTTATTAGCAATTGTGGAGATTATATTAATAAAAAATGCGTCTAAGAAGAGAATTTTAGATTTAGAAGCTGAATCTAGAACTACTCTTGAAGCAGCGCAAAAAGAAGCTGAAGCTTTGAAAAAAGAATCAGTTTTAGAAGCAAAAGAAGAAGTGCACAAACTTAGAAGTGATTGTGACAAAGAATTAAGAGAAAGAAGAAATGAAATTCAAAGATTAGAAAGAAGAAATATTCAAAGAGAAGAATCACTTGATAAGAAGGGTGACCTTCTAGAGAAAAAAGACAACGAACTTAGTAATAAAATGCAAGAAATAAAAGAGGTAGAAAATCAAGCTCATAAGCTTTATGCAAAGCAAAGAGAAGAACTTGAAAGAATATCAAATTTATCAAGCGAAGATGCTAAACAAATACTATTAGATCAAGTCAATAGAGAAATTAATCATGATGTAGCAATTATGATTAAGGAAGTTGAGACAAGAGCTAAGGAAGAAGCAGATAAGAGAGCAAGAGAAATTATTACAACCGCAATTCAAAGATGTGCTGCTGATCATGTATCTGAAACTACTGTTCATGTTGTAGCCCTTCCTAACGATGAAATGAAAGGAAGAATTATCGGTAGAGAAGGAAGAAACATAAGAACATTAGAAACATTAACAGGAGTTGATTTAATAATTGATGATACTCCAGAAGCAGTTATCCTGTCTAGCTTTGATCCTATAAGAAGAGAAGTTGCTAGAATTGCCTTAGAAAAACTAATCGTTGATGGCAGAATACATCCTGCTAGAATAGAAGAAATGGTTGATAGGGCAACTAAAGATGTAGAAAATGACATTAAGGAAGAAGGAGAACAAGCAACCTTTGAAACTGGTGTTCATGGATTACATCCAGAAGTGATTAAACTTCTTGGTAGATTAAAATATAGAACAAGTTACGGTCAAAATGTTTTAAAGCATTCCATAGAAGTTTCATATTTAGCAGGCTTAATGGCATCTGAATTAGGTTTAGATGTTAATATTGCTAAGAGAGCGGGTTTACTGCATGATATTGGTAAGGGCGTAGATCAAGAATATGAAGGCCCTCATGCTATTATAGGTGGTGACCTAGCGAAGAAATATCGTGAATCACCTGTAATTGTTAATGCAATTGCAGCACATCATGGTGATGTGGAGATGATTTCAATGGAAGCAGTGTTAGTTCAAGCAGCAGATGCAATATCAGCTGCAAGACCTGGTGCAAGAAGAGAAACTTTAGAAGCTTATATCAAGCGTCTAGAGAAATTAGAGGAAATTGCAAACTCATACGAAGGTGTGGAAAAGTCATATGCTATTCAAGCTGGTAGAGAAATTAGAATTATAGTTAAACCAGAATGTGTTGACGATGCTGGGGCTGTTGAAATGGCTAGAAATATGGTTAAAAACATTGAGGAGCAATTAGAATATCCTGGTCAAATAAAAGTAAATATAATTAGAGAAACCCGTGCAGTTGACTATGCTAAATAA
- a CDS encoding stage V sporulation protein S, whose product MEVLKVSTKSNPNSVAGALAAIIKEKNIVEIQAVGAGAINQAVKAIAIARGFVAPSGKDIVCIPAFTDIEIDGEERTAIKLIIQPR is encoded by the coding sequence ATGGAAGTATTAAAAGTTTCAACAAAATCAAATCCAAATTCAGTAGCAGGAGCACTAGCGGCTATCATAAAAGAAAAGAATATCGTGGAAATCCAAGCTGTGGGCGCAGGAGCTATTAATCAAGCGGTTAAAGCAATAGCAATTGCTAGAGGCTTTGTGGCACCGAGTGGAAAAGATATAGTTTGCATACCAGCTTTTACAGATATAGAAATTGACGGGGAAGAAAGAACAGCAATAAAGTTAATAATACAACCTAGATAG